A genomic region of uncultured Roseibium sp. contains the following coding sequences:
- a CDS encoding acetolactate synthase large subunit, whose translation MNGAEALVETMLASGVSVCFANPGTSEMHFVAALDTHPEMRCILCLFEGGVTGAADGYARMSGNVAGTLLHLGPGFGNGWANLHNARKGQSGVVNIVGDHAGYHLKHDAPLQADLDGVVGSVSHWVRRATDSSTVAGAGAEAIRMARSGQIATVILPADSAWGDSGTGPANELPPVRKHRPDEDRIKASAHALTLPGAALLVSGPALFGAGAELAGKIAARTGCRLLAPFFAPRIALGEGAVAFEMLPYNVDMSAEFLSGLKHIVLVGEDPPVNFFAYPGKPSTPEPAGCAIGQLCFGDWDVMWTLERLAEAAGVDDSEDVARITFDVPPLENGPLSAEGIGRGLANLLPEGAVVVNEAVTAGPGIWPAVNRSRNHDRINNTGGSIGQCLPNALGAAVACPDRPVVAVSGDGSAMYQVQCLWTAAREGLNITFVIIANRGYQILHAELQAQGAPKPGRNARAMFDIEDPLIDWVALAAGHGVQAVRADSEESFAEAMEMAAASPGPFLIEAAI comes from the coding sequence ATGAATGGTGCGGAAGCGCTGGTTGAGACAATGCTGGCTTCCGGCGTTTCGGTTTGCTTTGCCAATCCGGGTACGTCCGAAATGCATTTCGTTGCGGCCCTGGATACCCATCCGGAAATGCGCTGCATTCTGTGCCTGTTCGAGGGCGGTGTGACCGGCGCGGCTGACGGCTATGCCCGCATGAGCGGCAATGTCGCCGGTACGCTGCTTCACCTCGGACCCGGCTTTGGCAATGGTTGGGCCAATCTCCACAATGCGCGCAAGGGACAGTCCGGCGTCGTCAATATCGTCGGCGACCATGCAGGCTATCACCTGAAGCATGACGCGCCGCTGCAGGCGGATCTCGACGGTGTCGTCGGTTCGGTTTCCCATTGGGTCCGGCGCGCGACGGACAGTTCCACGGTTGCAGGGGCGGGGGCCGAAGCGATCCGGATGGCGCGCAGCGGCCAGATCGCGACAGTTATACTTCCGGCGGATTCCGCCTGGGGTGACAGCGGGACGGGACCGGCGAACGAGCTTCCGCCGGTGCGCAAACACCGCCCGGACGAGGACCGGATCAAGGCCTCCGCTCATGCGCTGACGCTTCCCGGAGCTGCCCTTCTGGTCAGTGGTCCGGCGCTCTTCGGCGCGGGGGCCGAATTGGCAGGCAAGATCGCCGCGCGGACCGGGTGCAGGCTGCTGGCACCTTTCTTTGCGCCCCGTATCGCATTGGGCGAGGGGGCCGTGGCGTTCGAGATGCTGCCGTACAATGTCGACATGAGCGCAGAGTTCCTGTCCGGCCTGAAGCACATCGTTCTGGTCGGGGAAGATCCGCCGGTCAATTTCTTCGCCTATCCGGGCAAGCCCTCGACGCCGGAACCGGCGGGCTGCGCAATCGGCCAGCTCTGCTTCGGCGACTGGGACGTGATGTGGACGCTCGAAAGGCTCGCAGAAGCGGCCGGTGTCGATGACAGTGAAGACGTTGCGAGGATCACGTTTGACGTTCCGCCGCTGGAAAACGGACCGCTTTCCGCGGAGGGGATCGGGCGCGGTCTTGCAAACTTGCTTCCAGAAGGCGCGGTCGTGGTGAATGAAGCGGTGACCGCCGGGCCCGGTATCTGGCCCGCGGTGAACCGCTCCCGGAACCATGACCGGATCAATAACACGGGCGGCTCCATCGGGCAGTGCCTTCCGAACGCGCTGGGGGCGGCGGTGGCCTGTCCGGACCGCCCGGTCGTTGCCGTTTCCGGTGACGGCTCAGCCATGTACCAGGTCCAGTGCCTGTGGACGGCCGCGCGCGAAGGCCTGAACATCACGTTCGTGATCATCGCGAACCGGGGCTACCAGATCCTCCATGCCGAACTGCAGGCGCAAGGGGCGCCCAAGCCCGGTCGCAATGCGCGCGCGATGTTCGATATCGAGGATCCGCTGATCGACTGGGTCGCGCTGGCGGCAGGGCACGGTGTGCAGGCCGTCCGGGCCGATAGCGAGGAAAGCTTCGCCGAGGCAATGGAAATGGCTGCGGCTTCGCCCGGACCCTTCCTGATCGAAGCCGCGATCTAG
- the ald gene encoding alanine dehydrogenase: protein MRIGVPKEIKNHEYRVGLTPDSVHEMIAHGHEVLVETNAGAGIGASDADYQAAGAKILGTAKEIFDAAQMIVKVKEPQAVERAMLRPDHILFTYLHLAPDADQTADLVKSGATCIAYETVVDAKGGLPLLVPMSQVAGRLSVIAGAKALEKAHGGSGTLVGGVPGVEPAKVVVIGGGVVGSHAITMAIGLGADVTVLDRNTTVLGQLAQTFGPSLKTVYSTKSALEKHVLEADMVVGAVLVAGAAAPKLVSRDLVSRMKAGSVLVDVAIDQGGCFETSKATTHSDPTYIVDDVVHYCVANMPGAVPKTSTYALNNATLPFALALADKGAKKALLDDPHFLPGLNVIGGQVTCEAVAEALGYDYVDPATALAHSDASRAA from the coding sequence ATGCGAATTGGTGTGCCGAAAGAAATCAAAAACCATGAGTACCGGGTCGGGCTGACGCCCGACAGTGTTCACGAGATGATCGCTCACGGGCACGAGGTGCTTGTCGAGACCAATGCCGGGGCCGGGATCGGTGCAAGCGACGCCGACTACCAGGCCGCAGGCGCGAAGATCCTTGGCACAGCGAAGGAAATCTTCGACGCCGCCCAGATGATCGTGAAGGTCAAGGAGCCTCAGGCGGTCGAGCGCGCCATGCTGCGCCCGGATCACATTCTCTTCACCTACCTGCACCTTGCTCCGGATGCGGATCAGACCGCCGATCTGGTCAAGTCAGGTGCAACCTGCATTGCTTACGAGACTGTCGTTGACGCAAAGGGCGGCCTGCCGTTGCTGGTGCCGATGTCCCAGGTTGCCGGACGTCTTTCGGTCATCGCCGGTGCCAAGGCACTTGAAAAGGCCCACGGCGGTTCCGGAACCCTTGTCGGCGGCGTGCCGGGTGTCGAGCCTGCCAAGGTGGTGGTGATCGGCGGCGGTGTCGTCGGATCGCATGCGATCACCATGGCGATCGGTCTTGGCGCAGATGTGACGGTTCTGGACAGGAACACAACCGTTCTCGGCCAGCTTGCCCAGACCTTCGGACCGTCCCTGAAGACGGTCTATTCAACCAAATCCGCTCTTGAGAAACATGTGCTTGAGGCCGACATGGTCGTCGGTGCCGTTCTGGTTGCCGGCGCGGCTGCACCCAAGCTGGTCTCCAGGGATCTTGTCAGCCGCATGAAGGCCGGTTCGGTTCTGGTGGATGTGGCCATCGACCAGGGCGGCTGCTTTGAGACCTCCAAGGCAACCACCCACTCCGATCCGACCTATATCGTCGATGACGTGGTGCATTACTGCGTTGCCAACATGCCAGGCGCCGTGCCGAAGACCTCCACCTACGCGCTCAACAATGCGACGCTGCCCTTTGCGCTGGCGCTTGCCGACAAGGGTGCGAAGAAAGCGCTGCTCGACGATCCGCATTTCCTGCCGGGCCTGAACGTGATCGGCGGCCAGGTGACCTGCGAAGCGGTGGCCGAGGCGCTCGGATACGATTACGTCGATCCGGCGACTGCGCTTGCGCACAGCGACGCCAGCCGGGCCGCATAA
- a CDS encoding Lrp/AsnC family transcriptional regulator, with protein sequence MKLDRLDRKILDVLQKDGRIANADLADVVGLSASACLRRVRGLEEAGVIENYVALLDQRKLGRRMDVFVEISLTGQSKETLESFERAVARSDEIMECFLMAGDADYILRLTAADPIDFERIHRDHLSQLPGVLRMKSSFAIRPIVKRTAIPLEAET encoded by the coding sequence ATGAAACTCGATCGCCTCGACCGAAAAATCCTCGACGTGCTGCAAAAGGACGGCCGGATCGCCAATGCGGATCTTGCGGACGTTGTCGGACTGTCGGCATCGGCATGTCTGCGGCGTGTACGCGGGCTTGAGGAAGCCGGCGTCATCGAGAACTACGTCGCTCTGCTCGATCAGCGCAAGCTCGGCCGCCGCATGGACGTCTTTGTCGAAATTTCTCTCACCGGGCAGTCCAAGGAAACGCTTGAGAGTTTTGAACGCGCGGTCGCACGGTCGGACGAAATCATGGAGTGTTTCCTGATGGCCGGGGACGCCGACTACATATTGCGGCTGACGGCTGCCGATCCGATCGATTTTGAACGCATCCACCGCGATCACCTGTCCCAGCTTCCCGGCGTTCTGAGGATGAAATCCTCCTTCGCCATCCGTCCGATCGTGAAACGGACAGCCATTCCGCTGGAGGCTGAAACCTGA